A region from the Serinibacter arcticus genome encodes:
- a CDS encoding HNH endonuclease, with the protein MVAEPVRDENQDDDGGASRLGPDLAANGLCGVGAEVIDGRALPFRTVVDRALEAARELAARVERLQGQGRPSAVLALAALPQVDALASIVGLAQAGLAGIARADAAPEDLGGERDFTAYRARSSRRGRGAALSEEGLSRALREVEGLQSAVADGGVTLEHAAVVADVLSRADERTRERMTAEAEQIVDAAREQQVPELRRTLVARGAALAADAADNSHRAARARRFLRVVPRGGGVAVDGFLDSIDGATLKAAIAAVTPVPAIDDERSGDQRAADGLVMLAQRALSFGEDKAGAQVRPHLNVLVREDTWYLLLRRRRLQAEGCATAGRATSDAFGLTGLTEEPPLAELLDGTLVPFAALEVLACDSFVQRMVLDSEGEPIDVGRRRRTYAASARNAILVRDRHCQWPGCALRASWCDVHHIFYWAKGGGTDKENGITLCSNHHHVVHNRSVRITRVAGGFEFTEGNGRRIGETTRLRDVLLVPRARGAVGGGGVGGVGGVGRMGLDPGGAGGAPVGGAGGAGGGSGGGGGGGSGGGGSGGGGSGGGGSGGGSGGGSSGIAPVPDSDDGLPEDCPTRLW; encoded by the coding sequence GCACGGTGGTCGATCGTGCTCTCGAGGCCGCCAGGGAGCTGGCCGCCCGGGTCGAGCGGCTGCAGGGTCAGGGGCGTCCGAGTGCCGTGCTGGCGCTCGCGGCTCTGCCGCAGGTCGACGCGCTCGCGTCGATCGTCGGACTGGCGCAGGCCGGTCTTGCCGGCATCGCTCGAGCCGATGCGGCGCCCGAGGACCTCGGTGGCGAACGCGACTTCACCGCCTACCGCGCGCGTTCGAGCCGACGGGGCAGGGGAGCCGCGCTGTCCGAGGAGGGCCTGTCGCGCGCGCTGCGCGAGGTCGAGGGGCTGCAGTCCGCCGTCGCCGACGGCGGGGTCACGCTCGAGCACGCCGCGGTGGTGGCGGACGTCCTGTCTCGGGCCGACGAGCGCACGCGAGAGCGGATGACTGCGGAGGCCGAGCAGATCGTCGACGCGGCCCGGGAGCAGCAGGTTCCCGAGCTGCGGCGGACCTTGGTGGCACGAGGGGCGGCGCTCGCGGCCGATGCCGCGGACAACTCGCACCGTGCGGCGCGGGCCCGACGATTCCTCCGCGTGGTTCCTCGCGGGGGTGGCGTCGCGGTCGACGGCTTCCTCGACTCGATCGACGGTGCGACGTTGAAGGCGGCCATCGCTGCCGTCACACCGGTGCCGGCGATCGACGACGAGCGGTCCGGTGACCAGCGTGCTGCCGACGGGCTCGTCATGCTCGCGCAGCGGGCGCTCTCGTTCGGGGAGGACAAGGCCGGAGCCCAGGTGCGGCCACACCTCAACGTGCTCGTGCGGGAGGACACCTGGTACCTGCTGCTCCGGCGACGCCGCCTCCAGGCGGAGGGGTGCGCCACCGCGGGGCGGGCGACCTCGGACGCGTTCGGGCTGACGGGTCTGACGGAGGAGCCCCCGCTGGCGGAGCTGCTCGATGGCACCCTCGTCCCGTTCGCGGCGCTCGAGGTCCTCGCGTGCGACTCGTTCGTGCAGCGGATGGTGCTGGACTCCGAGGGCGAGCCGATCGACGTCGGTCGGCGGCGGCGCACGTACGCCGCTTCCGCTCGCAACGCGATCCTCGTGCGGGACCGCCACTGCCAGTGGCCCGGCTGCGCGCTCCGCGCGAGCTGGTGCGACGTCCACCACATCTTCTACTGGGCGAAGGGTGGCGGGACCGACAAGGAGAACGGCATCACGCTCTGCAGCAACCACCACCACGTGGTCCACAACCGCTCGGTGCGGATCACCCGCGTGGCGGGAGGGTTCGAGTTCACGGAGGGTAACGGACGACGGATCGGTGAGACCACCCGTCTGCGCGACGTCCTGCTGGTGCCGCGGGCACGCGGGGCCGTCGGTGGCGGGGGTGTCGGGGGTGTCGGCGGTGTCGGGAGGATGGGGCTGGACCCGGGAGGAGCCGGCGGGGCGCCGGTCGGAGGCGCAGGAGGCGCAGGAGGCGGATCGGGCGGCGGAGGAGGGGGCGGGTCCGGCGGGGGCGGCTCCGGCGGGGGTGGGTCCGGCGGGGGCGGGTCTGGTGGTGGGTCTGGGGGTGGCAGCTCTGGGATTGCGCCGGTACCCGACTCGGACGACGGCCTGCCCGAGGACTGCCCCACGCGGCTCTGGTGA
- a CDS encoding DNA glycosylase AlkZ-like family protein, whose amino-acid sequence MTSPEPVPLALDRQDARRLAIRAQLLTAARPDDVLDIVRHLTFVQLNPTAAIAPSADLVLWSRLGSAYDPDDLTDAVARQRVVDLRGELRVAEDVALFRAEMDAWPGADPSQDWQRGNAVWVADNETFRLDLLEALRADGPLAATDLPDTCVRPWRSSGWLNHQNVTVMLGFLVQRGEVAVSGWEGRTKLWDLASRVYPDQPYPSLDEAWRLRDERRLQSLGIARATGAATPGDPLGVGKAGVPATIDGVRGTWRIEPGLLDEPFEPRAALLSPFDRLLADRKRMVELFEFDYALEMFRPAAKRRWGYYALPVLWGDRLIGKLDATADRAAGLLRIHALHEDEQFVPEVRDVVSAEIDDLARWLGLRIHHDS is encoded by the coding sequence GTGACGTCGCCGGAGCCCGTACCGCTCGCGCTCGATCGTCAGGACGCCCGGCGCCTGGCGATCCGTGCGCAGCTGCTCACGGCGGCGCGGCCGGACGACGTTCTCGACATCGTCCGTCACCTCACCTTCGTCCAGCTCAATCCGACGGCGGCGATCGCGCCGAGCGCCGATCTGGTGCTCTGGAGCCGCCTCGGCTCGGCGTACGACCCCGACGACCTCACCGACGCCGTCGCCCGGCAGCGCGTGGTCGACCTGCGGGGAGAGCTGCGCGTCGCCGAGGACGTCGCACTCTTCCGCGCGGAGATGGATGCCTGGCCCGGAGCCGACCCGAGCCAGGACTGGCAGCGCGGGAACGCGGTCTGGGTCGCGGACAACGAGACCTTCCGCCTCGACCTGCTGGAGGCGCTGCGGGCCGACGGTCCGCTGGCCGCGACCGACCTGCCCGACACGTGCGTCCGCCCGTGGCGGTCGTCCGGCTGGCTCAACCACCAGAACGTCACCGTCATGCTCGGCTTCCTGGTGCAGCGCGGGGAGGTCGCCGTCTCCGGGTGGGAGGGACGGACGAAGCTGTGGGACCTCGCTTCTCGTGTGTACCCGGACCAGCCCTACCCGTCGCTCGACGAGGCGTGGCGCCTGCGCGACGAGCGCCGGCTGCAGTCCCTCGGCATCGCCCGCGCGACGGGGGCGGCGACTCCCGGCGACCCGCTCGGCGTCGGCAAGGCCGGCGTTCCGGCGACCATCGACGGCGTCCGCGGCACCTGGCGGATCGAGCCCGGCCTCCTGGACGAGCCGTTCGAACCGCGCGCCGCGCTGCTGTCGCCGTTCGACCGGCTTCTCGCCGACCGCAAGCGGATGGTCGAGCTGTTCGAGTTCGACTACGCGCTGGAGATGTTCAGACCCGCCGCGAAGCGCCGCTGGGGCTACTACGCGCTGCCGGTGCTGTGGGGCGATCGTCTGATCGGCAAGCTCGACGCGACCGCGGACCGGGCCGCCGGCCTGCTCCGCATCCACGCCCTCCACGAGGACGAGCAGTTCGTCCCTGAGGTGCGAGACGTCGTCTCGGCCGAGATCGACGACCTCGCACGCTGGTTGGGACTGCGGATTCATCACGACTCCTGA
- a CDS encoding class I SAM-dependent DNA methyltransferase, which yields MARRRGEAAAAAAATREAYDTVALDYARMLPDLAAEAALDVAMIDDFATRCLASGRGRVLDAGCGTGRVGTRLAGHGLEVVGVDLSPGMLEVARDLHPGRRFEVGSLADLPLADGAVGGVLAWYSVIHTAPEDLDDVARELARVLVPGGWLLVAFQAGSGERVDRRTAYGHDVEMTSYRHHPDRVATLLRAAGVDEVVRMVRRAAAHESADQAVLLAQRRA from the coding sequence GTGGCACGTCGACGAGGCGAGGCAGCGGCAGCGGCAGCGGCGACCAGGGAGGCGTACGACACCGTTGCCCTGGACTACGCCCGGATGCTTCCCGACCTCGCGGCCGAGGCGGCCCTCGACGTCGCGATGATCGACGACTTCGCGACCCGGTGTCTGGCGTCCGGTCGCGGACGGGTGCTCGACGCCGGCTGCGGCACCGGTCGGGTCGGGACCCGGCTCGCCGGCCACGGCCTCGAGGTGGTGGGGGTCGACCTCTCACCGGGAATGCTCGAGGTCGCCCGGGACCTGCATCCTGGGCGTCGCTTCGAGGTCGGGTCTCTCGCCGACCTCCCCCTGGCCGACGGCGCCGTCGGAGGAGTTCTGGCCTGGTACTCGGTGATCCACACGGCTCCCGAGGACCTCGATGACGTGGCGCGTGAGCTCGCTCGCGTCCTGGTCCCGGGTGGCTGGTTGCTGGTCGCGTTCCAGGCTGGGAGCGGCGAGCGTGTGGACCGGCGAACGGCCTACGGGCACGACGTCGAGATGACGAGTTACCGGCACCATCCCGATCGGGTGGCCACGCTTCTCCGAGCCGCCGGTGTCGACGAGGTCGTCCGGATGGTGAGGCGCGCCGCTGCGCACGAGAGCGCGGACCAGGCGGTGCTCCTGGCGCAGCGGCGGGCGTGA
- a CDS encoding AIM24 family protein → MTVHGSLFQQFAENTSQDQFSLQGKKMLKVQMNYGPVWALEGAMVAYQGDVRFEKKGTGVSRMLKSAVTGEGVSLMSCSGQGELFLANQADDVQIVYIENDVLSVNGASILGFSGSIEWDIHRIQASGAAMMGGLYNVSLRGTGFVAVTTKGEPVALDVAAAPTFGDPQAVVLWTSGVQMQVKVDSGGMGSLLRGGSGETFQMAFGGQGYVLVQPSEGVVVGAAAPKSGGLFG, encoded by the coding sequence ATGACCGTGCACGGATCGTTGTTCCAGCAGTTCGCGGAGAACACGTCGCAGGACCAGTTCTCGCTGCAGGGCAAGAAGATGCTCAAGGTGCAGATGAACTACGGCCCGGTGTGGGCGCTCGAGGGCGCGATGGTCGCCTACCAGGGCGACGTCCGGTTCGAGAAGAAGGGCACGGGGGTCAGCCGGATGCTCAAGTCCGCCGTCACCGGCGAGGGCGTGAGTCTCATGAGCTGCAGCGGCCAGGGTGAGCTCTTCCTCGCCAACCAGGCCGACGACGTGCAGATCGTCTACATCGAGAACGACGTGCTCTCCGTGAACGGCGCGAGCATCCTCGGGTTCAGCGGCTCCATCGAGTGGGACATCCACCGCATCCAGGCGTCGGGTGCCGCCATGATGGGCGGCCTCTACAACGTGTCGCTGCGCGGCACCGGCTTCGTCGCCGTCACGACCAAGGGTGAGCCGGTCGCGCTCGACGTCGCCGCCGCCCCCACGTTCGGTGACCCGCAGGCCGTCGTCCTGTGGACCTCCGGAGTTCAGATGCAGGTGAAGGTCGACTCGGGCGGCATGGGCTCGCTGCTGCGCGGCGGCAGCGGCGAGACGTTCCAGATGGCGTTCGGGGGTCAGGGCTACGTGCTGGTCCAGCCGAGCGAGGGCGTCGTCGTCGGAGCCGCGGCCCCGAAGAGCGGCGGCCTGTTCGGCTGA